In the genome of Thermus caldifontis, the window AGCCTGAGCACCTGGGGCTCCATGAGCATGCCCAAGCCCTCACCGAAGTTTTCCGTTAGGTGTCCCAGGAAGGCCAGGGCTCCCGATTCTTCCAACTTCTCCAGGGTGTCCGCCAGTTTCCCCAAAGCCTCCGCTTGGTCCAGAAAGCGGGCCAAGAGGGAGACCATCTGCAGGTTTTTGGGCTCCAAAAGGAGGCCCAGGTTCTCCGCTAGGGTTTCCCCGGCCCCCACCTGGGCCAGGAGGCCTAGCCCGCTCTTTTCCAGCACCTCTTCTATATGGGCTAGCCGTTCTTCCACCGTAAGCGTCTTTTCCATGGTCCCTCCTACTCGATCAAGGTGGCAAACCAGAATCCTTCAAAGAGCATCTTGGTGACCCGCACCCACTTGCCCACGGCCATTACGCCACAAGAAGGCATGCCGGTGCCTGCCAGGAGCTTTTCAAAGGAGCACTGAGGCAGAAGGGCGTTATCCCCAAAGTCCATAATGCACATGGCCACGGGGTTGAAGGGCTCGCCAATGTAGGCCCCCTTGAGGTCGGAGGCGATGACCCCGGCCACGTACTCCCCCTGGAAGTGGGCCACCACCCCGGCGGGGGGTAGCAGGAGGGAGGGGTTCACCGTGTCCCCAATGACGAAGACGTTGGGGAACCTGGTGGAGCGGAAGGTGGTCTTGTCCACCTCGGGGAAGCCGTTGGGCCCCGCCAGGGGGGATTCCCGCACCACCCGGTTGGGGGCAAAGGGCGGCGTGAGGATGAGGAGGTCGTAGGCCAGCTCCCGCCCGTCCTTAGCCTTCACCTTTCCCCCCTCAAAGGCCACCGGCTCAAACTCCCCATGGAAGGCAATGCCTTTAGAGCGGAGGATCTCCATGACCTTTCCGGAGATCACCGGGCCCATGCCCGCCAGCGGAAGAGGATTCAGGTGGAACACCTCCACCGTGCTCTTCTGGCGAAGACCCTTTACCTTCAGGGCAAACTCCACCTGGCCCGCCACCTCATAGGGCGCTGGGGGACAGGGGTAGTAGGGCGAGGAAACCCCCACCACCACCCGGCCGCCCTGGAAGTTCTTGAGGGCCTCCCTCAGCTTTAAGGCCCCCTCGAGGCTCCAAGGGGCGTGGCCATCCGGGGCGGGGGAGGGCAGGGCCTCGGCCCCCAGGGAAACGATCAGGTAGTCGTAGGCAAGTTCCCCCGCACTGGTCTTAACCCGATTGTTGGCGGGGTCCAGGGCCTCCACCGTGGCCTGCAGGAAGGCGATGCCCCGCTTTTCCAAGTTGGCCAAGGGCCTACGCACCTGCTCAGGCTCCCGCATGCCAAAGGCCACCCAGGGGTAGGCGGGCATGAACTCGTGGTGGGTGCTCCTATCCACCAGGGTGACCTCCGCCTCCTTGCCCAGAAGCTTTTTCACCTTATTGGCCGCCACCAGACCACCCGAACCGCCCCCTAGGACCAAAACCTTCGCTGCCATCTTCCACCTCCCGGGTACCCTTACCGTGTACCCCTAACCCCAGGATGCGCCCCGCCTGCTTGTGAAGGTAGGTGCAAATGCCCCGAAGCCCAAAAAGAAAGGCCCCACCCGGGGTGGGGCCAGGCGCAAACCCCGCCCTAGGGCGCGCGCAGTCGGGAGAGGAAGAGGAGGGCCAAGCCCAAAAAGCCCACCACCTCCCCCACCCCTACCCCCCGCCCCAGGGCGGGAAGCACGTACCAGGCCAGGTGCAATAGGCGGAAGAGGGGGATCCAAAGGGCCACGGGCAGAAGGTAGCGGGCCTCCCGTTTGGGCAGGTTGGTGAGGAGGTAGAGGAAGGGGAGGAAGAACCCTCCCACCGCCCACAAAGCCGCCAGGCTTCCCCAGGGGCCCTCCAAGCGCTTCAGGTAGAACGCCACCTCGTGGGGCAGGTCCGCCCCCCAGATGATGATCAGGGTGGTGGCCTCCACGTAGATCCAGATGATGGAAAGGGCCAGAAGGAGATTGGTATGGTTCTGGGCCTGGCCCATGAGGGCCGCATTACCCTTGCGGGCCGCCAGGGCCACGGCCACCGAAAGCGCCAAAAGGGCAGCGGAAAGAAGGAGGATGGCCCCGAAGGAGGCGGAGTAAAAGTGGGCCTCGAGGGCCATGAAGAGGTCATAGGTGAGGAAGGTGGCGGCGGCGAACACCAGGGGCAGCCCCCAGGCCCCCACCTCGGAGCGGTGCTCCCCCGGCCTCAGCTTCAACAACACCCAAGAGAAAAGGGCGAAGAAGAGGACGTAGCGCAACAGCATGAAGGGAGCGTTCAGGTACCCCAAGCGATGGGCCAGGATGGGATCCAAGCTGGCCCCAGGCCGAGCCCAGGGGAAAAACTCCGGCAGAAAGAGGAAAAAGGGAAGCCCCAAAAGCCCCATAAGGGGAAGGAGGCGGGCCAGGGGGTACAGATAGGGCTCTAAAGGAACCCCCCAACGGCTGGTGAGGGCGTTGTGCAAGAGGAGGACCAACAAGGCCCCCAAGGAGAGCAGAAGGAAAAAGGCAAAGGGGAAGTAGGCTGCCGGAGCCCCAAAGAGAAAGGCTAGGGCGTAGAGGAAAATGCCCAAAAAGAAGGGGGCCGAACGGTTCAGCTCAATAGACCTCTGCATTCACCACCTCCAAAGGACAGGCCTCCTCCAGAAGGCACTGCTTGATGTAGTGGGCAATGAGCCAGCGCTCCCTTTCCGGGATGCGGCTCTTATAGGAAAGCATCCGGCCAAAGCCGTTGGTGGCAGCGAAGTAGAAATACCCCTCGGGCATGGCCTTTACCGCCGGGTCCAGGAAGGAACGGGGCTTGGGCATCCCCAAAGGGATCACCCGCCCATCCCCTTCCCCGTTTAGCCCGTGGCAGATGGCGCAGAAGGAACGGTAAAGGACCTTGCCCCGTAAAAGCTCCCCCTCCGTGAAGGCGTAGGGGTTGTCGGCGAACCCCCCCTCGGGCTTGAGTCCGGTGCGCACCTCCAGGTTCAGGTTCTCCCCAAAACGAACCCGCTCCGGGGCCACCTGGACCTGCAAGGGGGCTTCCCGGAAGGGCCTCACCTTGGGCTGGTCCCACATCCAGCCGCAGGCGGAAAGGAGGGGCAGAAGGAGAAAAAGGAGCCTAGTCACGCCGCACCTCCTCCACCTCCGCCCCCAGTTCCCGAAGCAGGGTCTTGGTGCTCTCCAGGTCGAACCGGGGGTCCGTGGCGTAGACGAAAACCCCGTACTCGTCCAAAAGGACCCGCACATATTCCCGGGCCTGTACCGCCGGATGCCAGGAAAGGGGCAGGCCGTTGTTGTAGAGGAGGAAAAGGAAGATCCCCACGGTGATGGTAAGGATGGTGAGCTCAAAGGTCACGGGGATGAAGGCGGGCCAGCCCAGAAGGGGCTTGCCCCCGGCGTTATGGGGGTAGTCCAGGGTGGTGTAGATCTGTAGGAAGAGGCCCAGACCCACACCCAAGACCCCCAGGAAGAAGGCGATCCAGGGGATGCGCCCATCCCCACCCAACACCTCCTCGATTCCCTCCACGGGGTTGGGGGTGAGGGCCTCCAGGCGCCGGTACCCCTCGGCCTTCAGGACCTTCAGGGCCTCGAGGAGTTTTTCTGGCGAGTCAAAATAGGCCATGAGTCCGTAGAGCATGCTTCCCTCCTAGTGCTTCCTCAAGCGGTGGAAGAGGTGGACCATCTCCGCCACGGCGATGGGGGGGAAGAGGCGGATGAAAAGGGAAAGCCCAAAGAGGAAGAAGCCGATGGTTCCCAAGAAGAGGGTCCAGTCCACCCAGGTGGGGTAGTAAAGCTGGGCGTTACCCGGCAAAAAGTCCTTGGACAGGCTGATGACCACGATCACGAAGCGCTCCAGCCACATGCCCACGTTGGCCAGGATGGAGAAGAGGAAGAGCCACGTGAGGTTCTTGCGGAAGCGGGGGAACCAAAGGGTCTGGAGGAGGACCACGTTGATGAGCATCATGGCCCAGTAGTAGGGGGCGTAGGGCCCGGTCATGCGCCAGATCTGCTGCGCCCACTCTGCGGGCTCCCCCGCATACCAGGCGATGAAGATCTCCAGGAGGTAGATGTAGGCCACCCCAAGGCCGCTGGCCAGGGTCACCTTGGCCATCCAGTCCAGGTGGCGCTCGGTGATCACCCCTTCCAGCCGGTACCACCTCCTAAGGGGGATGATCAGGGTAAGGGCCATGGCGAAGCCCGAGTAGATGGCCCCGGCGGCGAAGAAGGGGGGGAAGACCGTGAGGTGCCAGCCCGGCACCAGGCCGTAGGCGAAGTCCATGCTCACCACCGAGTGCACGGAGATCACCACCGGAGTGGCCAGGCCCGCCAGGAGCACGTACACCGCCCTGTAGCGTTGCCAGTGCACGGCATTCCCCGTCCAACCCAAGGAGAGCCACCCGTAAAGCTTTCGCCGCCAGCCCGTGCTCCTTTCCCTCAGGAGGGCCAGATCCGGGATCAGACCCAGGTAGAGGAAGAGGGTGGAGATGGTCAGGTAGGTCATGATGGCCAAGACGTCCCAGGAGAGGGGGCTTTTGTACTGGGGCCAGAGGGCCATGTGGGTGGGGTAGGGCATGACCCAGTAGAAGAGCTGGGGCCGGCCCATGTGGATGAGGGGGTAGGTGGCCGCCGCCAGCACGGCGAAGAGGGTCATGGCCTCGGTCACCCGGTTTAGGGAGTCGCGCCAGTTCTGGCGCATGAGGACCAGGATGGCGCTGATAAGGGTCCCGGCGTGGCCGATGCCGATCCACCAGACGAAGTGCACGATGTCAAACCCCCAGGCCACGGGCTGGTTGATGCCCCAGGCCCCAAGGCCCTTCACAAAGGTGACGAAGATGGCGTAAAGCCAAGCCAAAGTTAGGGCCCCGCCCACAGCCAAGACCGCCCTCCAAGGCCTGGGGGCCGGCTTCTCCACCGGCTCCAAAAGCTTTTCCACCAAGGTCTTCTCCGTCCACTCCCCTTGGATCAGGTCGTGGTCGGGATGGGGTTCCTTATGCGCCATGCTCCCCCTCCTTCAGCTTGGGATTAGGGTTTTTCAGGTGGGCCAGGTAGGTGGTGCGGGGCCAGGTGTTGGCCTCCTCCAGAAGGGCGTAGTGCCGCCCCTCCTTGCGGTGGGCCTGGATGGGGTCCTCCGGGTCCAGAAGGTCCCCGAAGTGGATGGCCTTCCCCGGGCAGACCTCCTGGCAGGCGGTCTGGATCTCCCCGGTGCGGATCTTCCGGCCCTCCTGGGCCGCCTTAGCCCGGGTGTTCTCAATGCGTTGCACGCAGTAGGTGCATTTTTCCATCACCCCGCGGCTCCGCACCGTCACCTCGGGGTTCATGAGGAGGGCCAAGGGGCTTTCCTTGGCCTTGCGGGGATCCCCCTTGCCCACGAAGGCCTCCCCGTAAGGGAAGAAGTTGAAGCGCCGGGCCTTGTAGGGGCAGTTGGCGGAGCAGTACTTGGTGCCCACGCAGCGGTTGTAGACCATCAGGTTCAGCCCCTCGCTGGAGTGCTCCGTGGCCGCCACAGGGCAGACCGCCTCACACGGAGCCTTCTCGCAGTGCTGGCACATGACCGGTTGGTGCGCCACCCCTTCCTCGGCGAAGTAGCGGTCGATGCGGATCCAGTGCATCTCCCGCCCCTTCTGCACCTCCTCCTTCCCCACCACGGGGATGTTGTTCTCCACCTGGCAGGCCAGGGTGCAAAGCCCACACCCCAGGCAACGGCTTAGGTCCACGGTCATGGCCCAGGCATGCTCCCCCTGGGGCCAAGGGGGGTAGAAGGAAACCCGCTTCTCCTTGTGGGCCTCGGCCTCGAGGGCCTTGGCCTCCTCCAGCACCTTCACCGCCTCCACCTCGCCCAGATACCCGTGGTACTGGGTGGACACCAAGGGGTAGTGCCGGCCCGTGGGGGCTACCTCCGCGGACCAGACCACCCCTTCGGGATGGAAGAAGTGGGAAAGGGGAGCCACACCGCTACCTTTGGGCAAGCCGGGAAGGGGCCAAAGGGGAAGAAGAGCCTCCCTTTCCCCAGCCTTAACCCGCATGAGGGGCCGTTTGGGGTCCGCCCTCCGCTCCCTGTTCCGGATGTCCCCCAAAAGGCCCAGGGCCTCGGTATCCCCCTCCCCCAGGAGCAGGGCCCCATCCCACACCAGGCGGCTTAGGGGCCGGGGAAGCTCCTCCAGGTAAGGGTTTCCCCGGTAGCGCCCGTCGTAAAGGCTGGCGTCGGGGCGCAAGGAAACCTCCAAGGGCGCTTCCTGGCGCAACGGGGGAAGCCGGCTCTCGAGGCCCCGTACCACCTCCACAGAGAGCTCCTGGGCTTGGGCCAGAGGGCGTCCCTCCACCAAAGCCCGCTTCTCCTCGGGACTAAGGGCAGGAACCTCTTCCCCAATAAGCCCCGCCACCACCTCCTCCAGACTCTTCCCACCCCAAAGGGGCTGGATGAGGGCCTGGGCGGGCCAAAGCCGCCCCTCGGCATCCCGATGCTGGGCGGAGGCCTCGAGGGGGTGGGCCAAGGGCAGGCTCCAGACCGCCGCCTTGGTGGGGTAAAGGGAAAGCGCTGCGGAAAAAGCCTTGTCGGAAAGGCTAGGCAAAGGGCCCTCCGCCGCCCACACCAGCCTCTGCGCCCTCTCCGCTTCCGCAAAGGCCTTGGGCGTGGCCACTTCCCGCTCTGGGGGCTCCACGTAGCGCACCGAAGCCTTAAGGGCTTGGTTGATGGCCATGGCCAAGGCCTGGGCCCCGGGGGAAAGCTGGGGGCCAGGAAGAACCACCCCACCCCTCCTCAGGTCCTCCGCCAATACGGGAAGGAACCCCCCGTACTCCGAGGCCGGGCTCCCCGGCACCACCCCCAGGGCCTGGGCCAGGGCCAGGAGGAAGGCCTCCACCTGGCTGGGCTTTAGGGCCAGGCGGTGGTCCGCCATGCTACCCAAAAGGCCCGCCCCGCTTTCCACCGCATAGATGCGGTTCATGGGGGGGACGCGCCTTTGGCTTAGGGCCTCCCACCAGAGGTAGCCCGCAGGGTGTTCGTGCAGGTCTACATCCAGTAGGAGAACCGTTTCCGCCCTCCCTGGGGCGTAAACGGGCCAGGCCCTTTGCCCAAAGGCTACCTCCGCTCCCTGGTAGATGTTCTCCAGGCTCCAGGCCTCAAACCGGGCCACCCGCAGGTTGGGGAAGCGGGCCTGGGCCCTTTCCAAGAGGCCCTCGAGCCGGGGAGAGGTGAGGCGGGGCAGGACCAAGAGGGTCTCCCCTTCCCCCAAGGCCTTCCGCCAGGCGGCGTAAAACCCCTCCCAGTCCGGCGCCTTCCTCTGGCGAGCCGGATCGTACAGGGCGTAGAGGCCCGCCAAAGGGTAGGGGCTCATGGCCCTCTCCAGAGGAGCCAGGAAAAGGGGCCTCTCCTGGTAGACCTTCACCCGCACCGGCTCGGCGAAACCGGCATGGGCTATGGCGGTGACAAACTCCGCCTCACCCCCCTCCACCACCCATTCCGGCTGGCGCACATAGGGTACCCCCTTGCGCCGCACCACCGGGGTACAGGCGGCCAGGGACAAAAGCCCTAGGGCCAACACCCCGCGCCGGGTTACGGGTCCAAAGGGAAACTCCTCGCGGAAAAGCTCCCGTTCCAACGAATCCTCATAGCCGCGCCGCTCCTTCATGGGGCCTCCTAGCGGTGACAGGTGTTGCAGCTGGTAAGGGCCTCCACGGAACGCACCTGGTAGACCTCTTTTAGCCTCTTGCCCAGCTCAGGGTCCGGGGTATAGGCCATGTTGAAAACCTGGTCTTTGGGCCTAAGGCGGGCCTCGGGGTTGCGGTGGCAGTCCAGGCAGAACTTCATGGTGAAGGCCTGGGGCTGGAAAACCACCGCCATCTGGTCCACCCGGCCATGGCACTCCGCACACCCCACCCCCTTGGCCACGTGGGCCGCATGGTTGAAGTAGACGAAGTCCGGCAGGTTGATGACCCGGTTCCAGCGAAGCGGCTCCCCGGTCTCCCAGCTCTTGCGCACCAGGGCCAGGTTGGGGCTATCGGGCTTGATGAAGGTGTGGCAGGTCATGCAGGTCTCCGTGGGTGGCAGGCCGGCGTAGGCCGCATGCTCCACGCTGGAGTGGCAGTAGCGGCAGGAAAGCCCCAGCCCCCCAGCATGAAAGGCATGGCTGAAGAGCACGGGTTGCGCCACAGGCTGCGTGCGGTACTCAAAAGCCCCCACCGCCACCCCGGAAAACACCACCACCAGGAGGGCGAACACTCCTAAAACCGCTCCCCAAAAGAAGGTTTTCACCCATCGGTTGCGCCGCCGCATGCCACCTCCAGTCTTAAAGGGCAAGACTACGGGCAGGAGGGGGAAAGTTCAATCAAGGGGTTCCGGCGATTCCATAAGCAGGCTGGCCTTTCCCGTGCCTACCCTTTAGCAAAGTTTACTCATGGGTACAGTAACGCAAAGGATAAGGGACAAATGTCCCACCCTCCGGCAGCCCCCGCCAGGAAGGGGGCAACCTTGACAAAGCAAGGCCTTTTGCTAAACTGAACCTTGCGCGTAAGGCGCGCCCTGCCGGGATGGTGGAACTGGTAGACACGCCATCTTGAGGGGGTGGTGCCCGCAAGGGCGTGCGGGTTCAAGTCCCGCTCCCGGCACCAAAAGGCCCTAAAGGGGCCTTTTTCTTTATGGGGCTTCTCCTGGAGCGCACCCTTAAGACCCTCGAGGACACCCAGGCCCTGGCCGGGGAGGTCCTGCCCCTATTGCCGGAAGGAAGCCTGGTGGTCCTGGAAGGCCCCTTGGGGGCCGGCAAGACCACCTTTGTCCGCTTCCTGGCCCAGGCCTTGGGCTTTGGGGGAAGGGTCACAAGCCCCAGCTACACCTTGATCCACACCTACCCCACCCCCGAAGGCCCCTTGGTCCATGCGGACCTTTACCGCCTCCAAGACCCCAACCTCCTTCTCCCCCACCTGGAAGCGGCCCGGGAAGGAGCCCGCCTCCTTTTGGTGGAATGGGGGGATCCCGAAGCCCTAAGGGCCGACTTCCTCCTCCGCCTCACCCCCCAAGGGGAGGTGCGCCTCGCCCAGCTATGGCAGCTCCACCCCGGCCAGGAGGAGGGCATCCAGCAAGGCCTCCCGCCCCGCCCGCCCAGCGAATAGGGCCACCACCTTCCCCTCCGCGTCCACCACAAAGGTCCAGGGCTGGCCCACCACCTTGAAGCGGTCCGCCACCTCGTGGGGCTTGTCCTTGTCCGAGGCCAACAGGGGAATGAACCGGGGGTAAGCCTTCATGTAGCTCAGCACCACCTCCCGGGTGTCCTTGGGCTCCCGGCTGATCACGTAGAAGGGCACCTTGGTCTCCTCCGCCACCCGGTGAAGCCCCGGGAACTCCGCCCGGCACACCGGGCACCAACTGGCCCAGAAGACGATGACCGCGGGCTTCTTCATGGTGGCAGGGGTAACCAGGTTACCTTTGGGATCCAAAAGGGCAAACTCGGGCAGGCGCTGGCCCGGCCCCACCGCAAGGGCTAGCCCCAGAAGCAAGAGATGCACCGCCCCTATCCAGCGCTTGAGCATGCTTCCATTGTTTACCCTAGCAGGGATAGGTATGTAAACCACCTCACCTTGGCCGCCTTAGGCGCCTCAGGTCATGGTCCGGCCAGATGCCATCCGCCACCAGGTGAAGCCATTGGGAAAGGTAGTAGCCCAAAAGGGCAAAGCCCCAAACCTTCCAAGGCCAAGAGGGTAGCCTCAGGGAAAACCCCATGCCCAGGTACCCTGCAAGGCCTTGGACCAGAACCGCCAAGCCCCCAAGGAGCCCCACCAGGTACCCCAGGCGGGTCAAGGGCCCTAGCACCCAGGTGTGGGAAAGCCCCCGGTGGCGGAACAACCAGCCGTAGGGGCGCCAGAGAAGACCCAAGAGGCCCCAGCGGCGTTGGGAACGCGTCCCCTTCTCCGCCAAGTCCAGGTCCGGGGAGAGGAGAAAGGTCCCCGCCAGGTAGGCCAGGGCAAAGGCCAGGGCCCGGGGCTCCTCCGGGGAGCCCCCGT includes:
- a CDS encoding DUF1641 domain-containing protein, encoding MEKTLTVEERLAHIEEVLEKSGLGLLAQVGAGETLAENLGLLLEPKNLQMVSLLARFLDQAEALGKLADTLEKLEESGALAFLGHLTENFGEGLGMLMEPQVLRLFSHGANVLDILSRIEPAAIGMMASALQRGLGETFTPEVLRDPPRVGLAGILRQLSDPEVQKALGVLFLLLKALGKAFGHLNQDMKALEGLMAKMMPKK
- the tsaE gene encoding tRNA (adenosine(37)-N6)-threonylcarbamoyltransferase complex ATPase subunit type 1 TsaE, which gives rise to MGLLLERTLKTLEDTQALAGEVLPLLPEGSLVVLEGPLGAGKTTFVRFLAQALGFGGRVTSPSYTLIHTYPTPEGPLVHADLYRLQDPNLLLPHLEAAREGARLLLVEWGDPEALRADFLLRLTPQGEVRLAQLWQLHPGQEEGIQQGLPPRPPSE
- a CDS encoding DUF3341 domain-containing protein; translated protein: MLYGLMAYFDSPEKLLEALKVLKAEGYRRLEALTPNPVEGIEEVLGGDGRIPWIAFFLGVLGVGLGLFLQIYTTLDYPHNAGGKPLLGWPAFIPVTFELTILTITVGIFLFLLYNNGLPLSWHPAVQAREYVRVLLDEYGVFVYATDPRFDLESTKTLLRELGAEVEEVRRD
- a CDS encoding cytochrome c3 family protein encodes the protein MRRRNRWVKTFFWGAVLGVFALLVVVFSGVAVGAFEYRTQPVAQPVLFSHAFHAGGLGLSCRYCHSSVEHAAYAGLPPTETCMTCHTFIKPDSPNLALVRKSWETGEPLRWNRVINLPDFVYFNHAAHVAKGVGCAECHGRVDQMAVVFQPQAFTMKFCLDCHRNPEARLRPKDQVFNMAYTPDPELGKRLKEVYQVRSVEALTSCNTCHR
- a CDS encoding TlpA family protein disulfide reductase, which gives rise to MLKRWIGAVHLLLLGLALAVGPGQRLPEFALLDPKGNLVTPATMKKPAVIVFWASWCPVCRAEFPGLHRVAEETKVPFYVISREPKDTREVVLSYMKAYPRFIPLLASDKDKPHEVADRFKVVGQPWTFVVDAEGKVVALFAGRAGREALLDALLLAGVELP
- a CDS encoding 4Fe-4S dicluster domain-containing protein; this translates as MKERRGYEDSLERELFREEFPFGPVTRRGVLALGLLSLAACTPVVRRKGVPYVRQPEWVVEGGEAEFVTAIAHAGFAEPVRVKVYQERPLFLAPLERAMSPYPLAGLYALYDPARQRKAPDWEGFYAAWRKALGEGETLLVLPRLTSPRLEGLLERAQARFPNLRVARFEAWSLENIYQGAEVAFGQRAWPVYAPGRAETVLLLDVDLHEHPAGYLWWEALSQRRVPPMNRIYAVESGAGLLGSMADHRLALKPSQVEAFLLALAQALGVVPGSPASEYGGFLPVLAEDLRRGGVVLPGPQLSPGAQALAMAINQALKASVRYVEPPEREVATPKAFAEAERAQRLVWAAEGPLPSLSDKAFSAALSLYPTKAAVWSLPLAHPLEASAQHRDAEGRLWPAQALIQPLWGGKSLEEVVAGLIGEEVPALSPEEKRALVEGRPLAQAQELSVEVVRGLESRLPPLRQEAPLEVSLRPDASLYDGRYRGNPYLEELPRPLSRLVWDGALLLGEGDTEALGLLGDIRNRERRADPKRPLMRVKAGEREALLPLWPLPGLPKGSGVAPLSHFFHPEGVVWSAEVAPTGRHYPLVSTQYHGYLGEVEAVKVLEEAKALEAEAHKEKRVSFYPPWPQGEHAWAMTVDLSRCLGCGLCTLACQVENNIPVVGKEEVQKGREMHWIRIDRYFAEEGVAHQPVMCQHCEKAPCEAVCPVAATEHSSEGLNLMVYNRCVGTKYCSANCPYKARRFNFFPYGEAFVGKGDPRKAKESPLALLMNPEVTVRSRGVMEKCTYCVQRIENTRAKAAQEGRKIRTGEIQTACQEVCPGKAIHFGDLLDPEDPIQAHRKEGRHYALLEEANTWPRTTYLAHLKNPNPKLKEGEHGA
- the nrfD gene encoding NrfD/PsrC family molybdoenzyme membrane anchor subunit, with the protein product MAHKEPHPDHDLIQGEWTEKTLVEKLLEPVEKPAPRPWRAVLAVGGALTLAWLYAIFVTFVKGLGAWGINQPVAWGFDIVHFVWWIGIGHAGTLISAILVLMRQNWRDSLNRVTEAMTLFAVLAAATYPLIHMGRPQLFYWVMPYPTHMALWPQYKSPLSWDVLAIMTYLTISTLFLYLGLIPDLALLRERSTGWRRKLYGWLSLGWTGNAVHWQRYRAVYVLLAGLATPVVISVHSVVSMDFAYGLVPGWHLTVFPPFFAAGAIYSGFAMALTLIIPLRRWYRLEGVITERHLDWMAKVTLASGLGVAYIYLLEIFIAWYAGEPAEWAQQIWRMTGPYAPYYWAMMLINVVLLQTLWFPRFRKNLTWLFLFSILANVGMWLERFVIVVISLSKDFLPGNAQLYYPTWVDWTLFLGTIGFFLFGLSLFIRLFPPIAVAEMVHLFHRLRKH
- a CDS encoding DUF2227 family putative metal-binding protein produces the protein MPSGRVHEAINLTVLGGGGVAYLAYGGSPEEPRALAFALAYLAGTFLLSPDLDLAEKGTRSQRRWGLLGLLWRPYGWLFRHRGLSHTWVLGPLTRLGYLVGLLGGLAVLVQGLAGYLGMGFSLRLPSWPWKVWGFALLGYYLSQWLHLVADGIWPDHDLRRLRRPR
- a CDS encoding NAD(P)/FAD-dependent oxidoreductase — translated: MAAKVLVLGGGSGGLVAANKVKKLLGKEAEVTLVDRSTHHEFMPAYPWVAFGMREPEQVRRPLANLEKRGIAFLQATVEALDPANNRVKTSAGELAYDYLIVSLGAEALPSPAPDGHAPWSLEGALKLREALKNFQGGRVVVGVSSPYYPCPPAPYEVAGQVEFALKVKGLRQKSTVEVFHLNPLPLAGMGPVISGKVMEILRSKGIAFHGEFEPVAFEGGKVKAKDGRELAYDLLILTPPFAPNRVVRESPLAGPNGFPEVDKTTFRSTRFPNVFVIGDTVNPSLLLPPAGVVAHFQGEYVAGVIASDLKGAYIGEPFNPVAMCIMDFGDNALLPQCSFEKLLAGTGMPSCGVMAVGKWVRVTKMLFEGFWFATLIE
- a CDS encoding c-type cytochrome; this translates as MWDQPKVRPFREAPLQVQVAPERVRFGENLNLEVRTGLKPEGGFADNPYAFTEGELLRGKVLYRSFCAICHGLNGEGDGRVIPLGMPKPRSFLDPAVKAMPEGYFYFAATNGFGRMLSYKSRIPERERWLIAHYIKQCLLEEACPLEVVNAEVY